One segment of Gadus chalcogrammus isolate NIFS_2021 chromosome 8, NIFS_Gcha_1.0, whole genome shotgun sequence DNA contains the following:
- the LOC130387764 gene encoding collagen alpha-1(X) chain-like has translation MTFCRLLLGLLLSCVCTANHVHTATTVKTTTIAQNETDIQNATTPVTPPEPVHAQQHTYGSDPNTFSTYGSDPTTTSSDDLPYFQDDYELAMGNNTGNNRLRSGGVEGMEYGPAGDICDSTLPGAEVPWMCYCRFCKGGQGPKGDQGFRGLPGSPGSPGRRGLTGFRGRPGYTGQPGLKGQKGDDGEKGDVGPAGMYGSKGGRGFKGDKGDVGFVGPQGVMGPPGEDGTCPASCDSVEGPPGHPGLPGSAGGRGLPGLMGPRGPMGPGGLKGDLGMNGADGSDGMKGIKGEEGLCDCSDGEQGPPGPQGPNGTKGEGGVNGAPGPEGETGPQGSEGPMGYTGAPGPCSPAIQSAFSAALLTSYPPHLRPVSFPRVHHNQGNFNPIMGIYRAPVNGTYVFSYNLAVRGKPLMVGLYHNFRPIVRTRVTNNPGVASQQVVLHMSRADEVWLLVKDMASNGMIADNENSSTFAGFLLNPDNCMPPPMMGRDGGSVGNEETATAVYSWGSLATEPSPTTP, from the exons ATG acgttctgCAGGCTGCTGCTGGGTCTCCTGCTCTCCTGCGTCTGCACAGCCAACCATGTGCACACCGCCACCACTGTAAAGACCACTACCATTGCACAGAACGAAACCGACATACAGAACGCCACCACCCCGGTCACACCGCCCGAACCCGTCCACGCGCAGCAGCATACCTACGGCAGTGACCCCAACACCTTCTCCACCTACGGCAGTGATCCCACGACCACATCCTCGGACGACCTCCCCTACTTCCAAGACGACTACGAGTTGGCCATGGGCAACAACACGGGCAACAACCGGCTCCGgtcggggggggtggagggcatGGAGTATGGGCCCGCCGGGGACATCTGCGACTCCACCCTGCCGGGGGCCGAGGTCCCCTGGATGTGCTACTGCCGCTTCTGCAAAGGAGGCCAGGGGCCCAAAGGGGACCAGGGCTTCAGAGGTCTCCCAG GGAGTCCCGGGAGCCCGGGGAGGAGAGGCTTGACGGGGTTCAGAGGTCGTCCGGGGTACACGGGCCAGCCAGGCCTGAAGG gtcagAAGGGAGATGATGGAGAGAAAGGCGATGTGGGACCAGCGGGAATGTACGGATCAAAGGGGGGCAGAGGTTTCAAAG GAGACAAAGGGGACGTCGGGTTTGTTGGGCCCCAGGGTGTAATGGGGCCTCCCGGAGAGGACGGCACCTGCCCTGCATCATGTGACAGCGTTGAGGGCCCACCTGGCCACCCTGGACTCCCTGGGAGTGCTGGCGGCAGGGGCCTCCCAGGGCTGATGGGCCCCAGGGGGCCAATGGGCCCCGGAGGACTGAAGGGAGACCTGGGTATGAATGGAGCCGATGGGTCCGACGGGATGAAGGGCataaagggggaggagggcctgTGCGACTGCTCTGACGGAGAAcagggccccccggggccgcaGGGGCCCAATGGGACGAAAGGAGAGGGTGGCGTCAACGGCGCTCCCGGGCCCGAGGGCGAGACCGGACCACAGGGCAGCGAGGGCCCCATGGGTTACACCGGGGCCCCGGGACCCTGCTCCCCGGCCATCCAGTCGGCGTTCTCCGCCGCTCTGCTCACGTCGTACCCGCCCCACCTGCGGCCGGTCTCCTTCCCCAGGGTGCACCACAACCAGGGCAACTTCAACCCCATCATGGGCATCTACCGTGCGCCCGTCAACGGCACCTACGTCTTCAGCTACAACCTGGCCGTCAGAGGCAAGCCGCTGATGGTCGGCCTGTACCACAACTTCAGGCCGATCGTCAGGACGAGGGTGACCAACAACCCGGGCGTGGCGAGCCAGCAGGTGGTGCTCCACATGAGCCGGGCCGACGAGGTGTGGCTGCTGGTGAAGGACATGGCCAGCAACGGGATGATCGCCGACAACGAGAACAGCAGCACATTCGCGGGCTTCCTGCTGAACCCCGACAACTGCATGCCGCCCCCCATGATGGGACGGGACGGCGGCTCAGTCGGCAATGAGGAGACTGCCACGGCCGTGTACAGCTGGGGATCACTAGCTACAGagccctcccccaccaccccatag